From the Oncorhynchus nerka isolate Pitt River linkage group LG28, Oner_Uvic_2.0, whole genome shotgun sequence genome, one window contains:
- the LOC115113182 gene encoding ubiquitin-conjugating enzyme E2 D4-like, giving the protein MLEVKTIIPRIHRGLLPRTKSGNKRNHTYLKTNFCELSRETGIQLTVSSRYIIHIKQGADMALKRIQKELHDLQRDPPAQCSAGPVGEDLFHWQATIMGPTDSPYQGGVFFLTIHFPTDYPFKPPKVAFTTKIYHPNINSNGSICLDILRSQWSPALTVSKVLLSICSLLCDPNPDDPLVPDIAHIYKQDKEKYNRLARDWTQKYAM; this is encoded by the exons ATGTTAGAAGTAAAAACTATAATCCCCAGAATTCACCGCGGTTTGCTTCCTCGAACAAAAAGCGGAAACAAAAGAAATCATACATATCTCAAAACTAATTTTTGTGAGCTGAGCCGAGAAACGGGTATACAACTGACAGTGTCCAGTCGTTACATCATACATATAAAGCAGGGGGCTGACATGGCTTTGAAAAGAATACAGAAG GAGTTGCATGACTTGCAAAGGGACCCTCCTGCGCAATGCTCAGCTGGACCAGTTGGAGAGGACT TGTTTCATTGGCAAGCCACCATCATGGGACCT ACTGACAGCCCATATCAGGGAGGAGTATTCTTCCTCACCATCCACTTCCCCACAGACTATCCCTTCAAACCACCAAAG GTAGCCTTCACAACGAAAATCTATCACCCAAACATAAACAGTAATGGTAGCATTTGTCTGGACATTCTGAGGTCACAGTGGTCCCCAGCACTTACAGTTTCGAAAG TTTTATTGTCCATATGTTCTTTGCTATGTGACCCAAACCCAGATGACCCCCTAGTCCCAGACATAGCACACATCTACAAGCAGGACAAAGAAAA GTACAACAGATTAGCAAGAGATTGGACTCAAAAGTATGCAATGTAA